CTGCTTCAAGCAAACGGGAGGAGCTGGTAGCAGTGACGCAAAAATGCGTAAAAGCGATTCATGCCCTGCATGATTTAGGACGCTAAAAGTAATTGAGGGCTAAAAGCATGGAGAACTTGAGGGCGGATCTAGAAAAGCTGTTGGATGAAGCAGAGTGGGAGTGGCTAATGCCCCATGCCCAGCGCGATGTCGTGGTGGTGGTTGATCCAGGGTTGGATCTGTTGGATGTGGGGGTGGCGATCGCTTCTGACAACACAACGTCGGTGCAGCATTGGATTGGCGAACAGTTGCTCAGTAAGCCTTCACCTGAGCAAATTGTAGAGTGGGCAGGCGATCGCACTCGGCGGTTCAAGGCGTTGATTGTACAGCCCTATGTATTAGTACAAGACGAACTGAGTCTACAGATTAATTAAGCGACCAAAGGCTGGCAGATGTCATCGGAGAGGGCAGCCTCTTGAAATTCCATCGTTCCAATTGCCTGAGTGAGCACTTCAGAAGGGGTTAAGCCCTGATCAATTTTCTTGAGCCATCGCTGCGCTTCATTCCCTTCTCTCAAAATTTTCTTGAGGGGAGAAAGGAAACAGCTAAAGCCTTTAGATTTGGCAAATCCCCAAACTTCTTCGTAGAGATCTGTAATCCAATCTCTAGCCAAAATGGGGCGACCATCTTTCCAGTGGCGCAGTTCGGCATCTAAGCTGCGATGGGCTGCGGCAAGTTCATTGGCATCAGTCAGAGCAACTAAATCCTCAGTGCTGAGTGAGCTTCCTTCCAGCGGATCAAGACTAGGATCTTCTAGAAGCTGCGTCAGTCGGGCTTCTAGCAAGGCAGTGATAGCGAGAAGGGCGATCGGGTCTGTTACTAGATCAGAAATGCGTAGCTCTAGACGATTGAGATTATAAGGACGGCGATCGCCATTGGGGCGCACTGCCGACCATAAATGCCGCACGTTCTGCATCGTGCCTAACACCAACTGCTCTTCCGTCCATTGAATATAGTGGCGATGGCTGTTGAACAACGGTACATGGGCAGGCGTTTTAGGAAAGACGCTCCACCGCGAAGAATGACTGCCTGTAACTTTGCCATCCAAGAAAGGCGAAGATGCGCTGAGAGCCAGATAGAGCGGGGCTTCTACCCGAATTAGACGACAGGCACGCATCAGTTTTTCGGGGTCGCTGATGCCGATGTTAATGTGAATACTGGCGGTCACAACCGTGGTGCCGTAGGTTTGCTCAATGTAGTCATGGTAAGGATTAGCAGGATCAGAGCGGTAGAAGCGATCGCCCCCGCCCAAGGCTAAAGTACTGCCCGGAATCAAAGTGTAGTTGCCCAGCTTTTCTAAGTACTGCCTAAGCCGCACACGCGGACGCACTAGCTCGCACAGCAACCGCTCGTAGCGACAGAAGGGAGCCGTTGTGTACTCAACATTGCGACTATCCGGTTCGCGGATAAAGCCATCTAAGTCCGCCACAATTCTGTCTGAAAGACCGACAATTTCTCCTTGGGGCGTACCCGTGTACATTTCGACTTCAAAGCCTTTGGTTAACATGTCGGTTTCTCTCAAATTGCGCTTTCCATCTTCTCATTATTCAGTATCAAGGAAAATGGATGCAGTATCGAGAGGAATAAGCGTAAGCCATCACGCCACATCACCTTCTGAACTACCAATAGCAACTTAGAATAGGGCTGTATTAATGGGCGATCGCGCTCACAGAAAACTCCAGACGTTTCTAGTAACCAGCTATTTTCGAGCAGACTTACACCTCATACTGCGCGAGGGCTGGGCGGTGAAGCATTTGGAACAACCCAGAGTTCAGTGGTCGCAACATAATGATTTAAGTGCAGCTAGTTTGTCGAGATTAAAGCCGTATTATTTCAAGATTATGAACTTTAGATGGGCAGCGCTTTGGAAAGCGAGTAAGCTATACTCTCAGATTACATCGCGTGCCAGGTTGAAACAGAATGGGAAAGCAGTCTAAAGCAGCAGTTGAGAAAGTGGCTGAAAAGGATGTGGAGCAGAAGGAAATATCCACAGCAAAACCTGTGAACTCGCAAAAAGCTGCGGCAAACGTGGAACAGCCTAAAAAGTCTTGGACGATCGAAGATAGTGAAGAGCTTTATCGGATTCAGGGCTGGGGTGAACCGTATTTCTCAATTAATGCGGCTGGACATGTGACTGTCTCTCCTCAGGGCGATCGCGGCGGTTCTCTCGATTTGTTTGAATTGGTCAATGCTCTCAAACAGCGCAACTTAGGACTACCTTTATTAATTCGCTTTTCAGATATTTTAGAAGACCGCATTGAACGGCTAAATGCTTGCTTTTCTAGAGCGATCGCGCGCTACAACTATCCTGGAGTTTATCGAGGCGTTTTCCCGGTTAAATGCAACCAGCAGCGGCACTTAATTGAAGACCTGGTACGCTTTGGTAAGCCTCATTTATTTGGACTAGAAGCAGGCTCAAAGCCAGAGTTAATGATCGTTTTGGCAATGCTAGATACGCCGGGTGCTCTCGTCATTTGTAATGGCTACAAAGACAAAGAATATATTGAAACGGCAATTCTGGCACAACGGTTGGGGTACACGCCCATCATCGTTTTGGAGCAAGCCGAAGAAGTGGATTTGGTGATTGAGGCTAGTCACAAAGTTGGCATTAAGCCTTTGCTGGGAGTTCGGGCTAAGCTAAATAATAAGGGCATCGGGCGCTGGGGCATGTCGGCGGGCGATCGCGCCAAATTTGGCTTAACGATTCCTGAAATTATTAACGCGGTCGATCGCCTTAAAGCCGCAGACATGCTTGACTCGCTCCAGCTTTTGCACTTTCACATTGGCTCCCAAATTTCTGCCATTAGCGTGGTTAAAGATGCCATCCGAGAAGCCAGCCAAATTTATGTGGAACTGGCAAATCTGGGCGCAAACATGCAATATCTCGATGTGGGTGGCGGTTTGGCAGTGGATTATGACGGGTCTAAAACTAACTTCCACGCTTCTAAAAATTACAGTATGCAGAACTATGCCTACGATGTCGTGGCAGAGGTTAAGGAGGCTTGTGAGGAAAAGGGCTTAACCGTGCCAACTTTGGTTAGTGAAAGTGGAAGAGCGATCGCCTCTCATCAGTCTGTTTTAGTTTTTGATGTGCTAGGCACCAGCGATGTCTCTTCCGAAGTGCCCACTCCAGCACACGACAAAGAGCATTTAATCATTCGGAATCTCTACGAAACCTACCAGTCTATTACCGTTGAAAACTACCAAGAGACATATCACGACGCAACCCAGTTTAAAGAAGAAGCCATCAGCCTGTTTGGATTTGGCTACCTGAGCTTGACCGAACGTGCTAGGGCAGAAAGGCTTTACTGGGCGTGTTGTCACAAAATTCAGGCGATCGTGCGGCAACAAGAGTATGTGCCTGATGACTTGGAAGATCTAGAGAAGATCATGTCTTCTATTTATTACATCAATCTCTCTGTCTTTCAGTCGGCTCCCGATAGTTGGGCGATCGACCAGCTATTTCCCATTATGCCTATCCATCGCTTAGGGGAAGAACCGCTCCAGCGAGGTACATTAGCCGATCTGACCTGCGATAGTGATGGCAAGATTGACCAGTTCATTGATTTGCGAGATGTAAAATCTGTCCTAGAACTCCATGACCTACACCCTCACGAGCCTTATTACCTCGCCATGTTCCTGGGTGGAGCCTATCAAGAAATTATGGGCAATTTACACAATCTATTTGGTGATACAAACGCCATTCATATTAAGCTCACACCCAAGGGTTACGAGATTGAACATGTGGTGAAAGGCGACACCATGAAAGAGGTATTGAGCTATGTTCAGTATGATTCTGAGGATTTGATTGAGAACATTCGTCGGCGTACTGAACAAGCATTGCAAGATCATCAAATTACATTGCAAGAATCGCAAATGCTGCTGCAAAACTATGAGCAAAGTTTAAGTCAATACACGTATTTATCTTCGTAATTAAGTCAGTATTAAAGCCATAGCTAAGAACTATGAAAGGCTTTGATTTCATGTCAACTGGCAAACTCAACGATATGGACTAATGGTTCTTCCAAAATACGACTGTGCGTTTCGACATTATTACTCTGTTTCCTGATTTCTTTACTTCTCCCCTTAGCTCTGGCTTAGTGGGAAAAGCGATCGCCCGCCAAATTGCTGCGGTTCATCTCACGAACCCGCGCGATTTCACCACCGATAAGCACCATAAGGTTGACGACGAACCCTATGGTGGCGGCGTGGGAATGTTGATCAAACCCGAACCTATTTTTGCGGCGATCGAATCGATTCCCATTTTGCCTCGGCGAGAAGTCATTTTTATGACTCCGCAGGGTAAAACAATGAATCAGTCATTATTTCAAGAGCTAACCTGCTACGACCAATTGGTGATTCT
The DNA window shown above is from Timaviella obliquedivisa GSE-PSE-MK23-08B and carries:
- the gshA gene encoding glutamate--cysteine ligase; translated protein: MLTKGFEVEMYTGTPQGEIVGLSDRIVADLDGFIREPDSRNVEYTTAPFCRYERLLCELVRPRVRLRQYLEKLGNYTLIPGSTLALGGGDRFYRSDPANPYHDYIEQTYGTTVVTASIHINIGISDPEKLMRACRLIRVEAPLYLALSASSPFLDGKVTGSHSSRWSVFPKTPAHVPLFNSHRHYIQWTEEQLVLGTMQNVRHLWSAVRPNGDRRPYNLNRLELRISDLVTDPIALLAITALLEARLTQLLEDPSLDPLEGSSLSTEDLVALTDANELAAAHRSLDAELRHWKDGRPILARDWITDLYEEVWGFAKSKGFSCFLSPLKKILREGNEAQRWLKKIDQGLTPSEVLTQAIGTMEFQEAALSDDICQPLVA
- a CDS encoding DUF2288 domain-containing protein, producing MENLRADLEKLLDEAEWEWLMPHAQRDVVVVVDPGLDLLDVGVAIASDNTTSVQHWIGEQLLSKPSPEQIVEWAGDRTRRFKALIVQPYVLVQDELSLQIN
- the speA gene encoding biosynthetic arginine decarboxylase, with protein sequence MGKQSKAAVEKVAEKDVEQKEISTAKPVNSQKAAANVEQPKKSWTIEDSEELYRIQGWGEPYFSINAAGHVTVSPQGDRGGSLDLFELVNALKQRNLGLPLLIRFSDILEDRIERLNACFSRAIARYNYPGVYRGVFPVKCNQQRHLIEDLVRFGKPHLFGLEAGSKPELMIVLAMLDTPGALVICNGYKDKEYIETAILAQRLGYTPIIVLEQAEEVDLVIEASHKVGIKPLLGVRAKLNNKGIGRWGMSAGDRAKFGLTIPEIINAVDRLKAADMLDSLQLLHFHIGSQISAISVVKDAIREASQIYVELANLGANMQYLDVGGGLAVDYDGSKTNFHASKNYSMQNYAYDVVAEVKEACEEKGLTVPTLVSESGRAIASHQSVLVFDVLGTSDVSSEVPTPAHDKEHLIIRNLYETYQSITVENYQETYHDATQFKEEAISLFGFGYLSLTERARAERLYWACCHKIQAIVRQQEYVPDDLEDLEKIMSSIYYINLSVFQSAPDSWAIDQLFPIMPIHRLGEEPLQRGTLADLTCDSDGKIDQFIDLRDVKSVLELHDLHPHEPYYLAMFLGGAYQEIMGNLHNLFGDTNAIHIKLTPKGYEIEHVVKGDTMKEVLSYVQYDSEDLIENIRRRTEQALQDHQITLQESQMLLQNYEQSLSQYTYLSS